A genomic window from Prunus persica cultivar Lovell chromosome G2, Prunus_persica_NCBIv2, whole genome shotgun sequence includes:
- the LOC18784681 gene encoding MATH domain and coiled-coil domain-containing protein At3g27040, with amino-acid sequence MKTLSLMTESSVGRMEEEEEDLVSGTFTWRIDNFSTLNKQKHYSDVFVIGGYKWQILIYPKGNNVVDYLSMFLDVADASTLPSGSTRYAKFSLTLVNQLDSKKSITKDVEHEFVANHNGWAWGFKSFVLLSELCDHGKGYLINDLCVVEVKVSVRNGIKILEDQETGELIDFRGLGRVEKTFVPFLEEVCSSYPSLLECHKKRSRTFIQCAFTALGRLLRFLKTTKAKDMTHDACKRLQLLWEELETFKFDLVWLDPHVQSVLVMKTRAGRVDRLREDVEILENEMKRRRDVLAAAEVDLEAAKRDLAKAEEEFKKIDMDTELGYPLT; translated from the exons ATgaagactctctctctcatgacAGAGTCGTCAGTTGGAAG aatggaggaggaagaggaggaccTTGTGTCTGGGACATTCACCTGGAGAATCGACAACTTCTCCACGTTGAACAAGCAAAAGCATTATTCTGATGTTTTCGTCATTGGTGGCTATAAATG GCAGATCCTTATATATCCTAAGGGGAACAACGTAGTAGATTACTTGTCCATGTTTTTGGATGTTGCCGATGCTTCAACATTGCCATCTGGGTCGACCAGATATGCCAAGTTCAGCCTCACCCTGGTTAATCAACTTGATAGCAAGAAGTCAATCACAAAGG ATGTAGAACATGAGTTTGTGGCAAATCATAATGGCTGGGCCTGGGGCTTTAAATCATTCGTTCTTCTAAGTGAGCTTTGTGATCATGGTAAAGGGTATCTTATCAATGATTTATGTGTTGTTGAAGTCAAAGTTTCAGTTCGTAATGGTATTAAGATTTTAGAAGACCAAGAAACTGGGGAGCTTATCGATTTTAGGGGCTTAGGACGAGTAGAGAAAACTTTTGTGCCATTTCTAGAGGAAGTTTGTTCGTCGTATCCTTCCTTGCTCGAGTGCCATAAGAAGAGAAGTCGTACATTTATTCAATGTGCATTCACAGCTTTGGGCAGACTCTTGCGTTTTCTGAAGACTACAAAGGCCAAGGATATGACCCATGATGCTTGTAAACGCCTTCAACTGTTATGGGAGGAGCTTGAGACCTTCAAATTTGACTTGGTTTGGCTGGATCCTCATGTTCAATCGGTTTTGGTCATGAAGACAAGGGCAGGAAGAGTTGATAGACTGAGAGAAGATGTGGAAattttggagaatgaaatgaAGAGGCGAAGGGATGTCCTCGCTGCTGCAGAAGTTGATCTTGAGGCAGCGAAAAGAGACTTGGCAAAGGCAGAAGAAGAGTTCAAGAAGATAGATATGGATACTGAGCTAGGCTATCCATTAACTTAA